In a genomic window of Methanogenium sp. S4BF:
- a CDS encoding histidine kinase N-terminal 7TM domain-containing protein, which translates to MMTMNTPELIVFVLLLGTACITGGIAYVLRSRNDTRGTVWLSYTTASLTGWLFCDAVIVAVPDITLKFVFSGIKFIFIIITPLAFFFFTLAYTGKDEEMQVWHRTVIAILPAISIGILLTNAWTGLYYLQLPDPWLWIFNNYTGPYGIWFWVHLVYSYALIASALVLLASLLISSPRHFRRQVHLLIFSALIPFTANIISIFVVVGAETADLTPLFFALSAILIFITIFWLRLFSIMPFARTRIITEIHEGVIVADGNGVVIDINSAACQAAGITEKAAVTSSADALLGRVFGTSLADLRKARSLTVSHTDSAGEKCWSDLTVSRVEGYDFRSGGTIILIRDATQRKRIEEEMKANELRLKIAMEGAGLASWEWREGTGYVTYENPLADRAIQNVTTIEALMDQMKHYLKNGYEGALDQPFTEILHGGKNTFSVEFPVGNPNKGRWIQITGQIIERDEAERPIWVVGITQDVSTHHAARAAIMEANTKIKLLTSITRHDVLNQVMVIRMVAELAEMEAEGTMKPELRERVAQIDHAAAMIEDQLSFTRDYEDLGTFTPSWQNVADVATRAKGVVSRTGITFFCNTGTLEIYVDPMFRKVLENLFENAHRHGGNVTTVTVRFEHRDREACLIVEDDGRGVTEELKEKIFKQGYGQNTGFGLFLSREILALTFITITEEGKEGEGSRFVMHIPKGGYRAYRE; encoded by the coding sequence ATGATGACGATGAATACCCCGGAGCTAATCGTATTTGTGCTTTTACTGGGAACGGCATGTATCACCGGAGGTATTGCATATGTGCTCCGGTCCCGGAATGACACACGCGGAACGGTATGGCTCTCATACACCACCGCTTCACTGACCGGGTGGCTCTTTTGTGACGCCGTTATCGTCGCTGTGCCTGACATCACCCTGAAGTTCGTGTTCTCAGGAATAAAGTTCATCTTCATCATCATCACACCGCTTGCGTTCTTCTTCTTTACGCTCGCCTATACCGGAAAGGACGAGGAGATGCAGGTCTGGCACCGGACCGTAATCGCTATTCTTCCGGCAATCAGCATCGGCATTCTGCTCACCAATGCCTGGACAGGCCTGTATTATCTGCAGCTCCCCGACCCTTGGCTCTGGATATTCAACAACTACACCGGCCCATACGGCATCTGGTTCTGGGTACACCTCGTCTACTCCTACGCCCTGATAGCAAGCGCCCTGGTACTTCTTGCAAGCCTTCTGATCTCCTCTCCCCGGCACTTCCGGCGGCAGGTACATCTCCTGATCTTCAGCGCCCTCATTCCCTTCACCGCCAATATCATCTCAATCTTTGTCGTGGTTGGTGCCGAGACTGCCGACCTCACCCCGCTCTTCTTCGCCCTGAGTGCCATCCTCATCTTCATCACCATATTCTGGCTGCGTCTTTTCAGTATCATGCCGTTTGCACGAACCCGTATCATCACCGAGATTCATGAAGGAGTTATTGTTGCAGACGGAAACGGTGTGGTCATTGATATCAACAGTGCCGCCTGCCAGGCTGCAGGCATAACCGAAAAAGCGGCAGTCACCTCATCTGCCGATGCACTTCTGGGGAGAGTATTCGGGACCAGTCTGGCTGATCTCAGAAAGGCCCGTTCACTCACAGTATCGCACACAGACAGTGCCGGAGAAAAATGCTGGTCTGACCTGACCGTCAGCAGGGTAGAGGGATACGACTTCCGGTCAGGTGGGACAATCATCCTCATCCGTGACGCAACACAACGAAAACGGATAGAAGAGGAGATGAAGGCAAATGAACTCAGGCTGAAGATAGCAATGGAAGGGGCCGGTCTGGCCTCGTGGGAGTGGCGTGAAGGAACCGGCTATGTAACCTACGAGAACCCCCTTGCTGACCGTGCAATTCAGAATGTCACCACCATAGAAGCCCTCATGGACCAGATGAAGCACTACCTGAAGAACGGATATGAGGGCGCACTTGACCAGCCGTTTACAGAGATTCTCCACGGGGGAAAGAACACCTTCTCCGTTGAGTTTCCGGTCGGGAACCCGAATAAGGGCCGCTGGATCCAGATCACCGGCCAGATCATTGAACGGGACGAGGCCGAAAGACCCATATGGGTGGTGGGCATCACTCAGGACGTCTCCACGCACCATGCAGCCCGTGCCGCCATTATGGAGGCGAACACAAAGATCAAACTGCTCACATCAATAACCCGGCATGATGTCCTCAACCAGGTGATGGTAATTCGGATGGTGGCAGAACTCGCCGAAATGGAGGCCGAAGGGACGATGAAACCAGAGCTGAGAGAAAGAGTCGCCCAGATTGACCATGCCGCTGCGATGATCGAAGACCAGCTCTCGTTCACCCGGGATTATGAAGACCTCGGCACCTTCACCCCTTCATGGCAGAATGTTGCAGACGTGGCCACACGGGCCAAAGGCGTAGTCAGCCGGACCGGTATCACATTCTTCTGCAATACTGGTACACTGGAAATCTATGTTGACCCGATGTTTCGGAAGGTGCTGGAGAACCTCTTTGAAAACGCCCACCGCCACGGTGGCAATGTGACAACGGTGACCGTGCGCTTTGAGCACAGGGATCGTGAGGCCTGCCTGATTGTGGAAGATGACGGCCGGGGTGTGACGGAGGAGCTCAAGGAGAAAATATTCAAACAGGGGTACGGGCAGAATACCGGATTCGGCCTCTTCCTGAGCAGAGAGATCCTCGCCCTCACTTTCATTACCATCACTGAGGAAGGAAAGGAAGGAGAAGGCTCACGGTTTGTGATGCACATCCCAAAGGGCGGATACCGCGCCTATCGGGAATAG
- a CDS encoding exonuclease SbcCD subunit D C-terminal domain-containing protein: MKVLHTADWHLGMTLCGRRRDAEAEAFLTWLADIIHREDVDLLLVTGDIFDNGTQSARSQTLYYQFLTAAAAAGCRHIIITAGNHDSPAFLEAPQEILAALNIHVVGTAGEGRPGNTFLLNGPDGEPDLIVAAVPYLRDRDIRRSVPGSSIHERAGRMREGVRSLYREAWDAACAMQPSTGPAVPVIITGHLFVAGGTTIDGDGVREQVAGFIERVGADIFAEEAAYVALGHLHVPQTVAGIETIRYPGSPVPVGFGEAEQQKEVILVTTMPGMPAAVRSVPVPQFHRLATIQGDLPTISRRIHALREDGGPVWAEVIYDGAAIPGDLMGEVTAMAEGTEIEILKVKDARLVSAALSAYQSCEELAELTETEVFERCMETADIPPDQQGRLMTAFREVLRELDADEPFGGAPL; the protein is encoded by the coding sequence CTGAAGGTCCTCCACACTGCCGACTGGCACCTCGGTATGACCCTCTGCGGGCGCCGCCGGGACGCTGAGGCAGAGGCATTTCTCACCTGGCTGGCGGATATTATACATCGGGAGGACGTTGACCTCCTGCTCGTGACCGGGGACATCTTTGACAACGGGACCCAGTCTGCCCGATCCCAGACACTCTATTACCAGTTCCTGACCGCAGCGGCAGCGGCAGGCTGCCGCCATATCATCATCACGGCGGGAAACCACGACTCTCCGGCATTCCTTGAGGCGCCGCAGGAGATCCTCGCAGCCCTCAATATTCATGTCGTGGGAACAGCAGGTGAAGGAAGGCCGGGAAACACCTTTCTTTTGAACGGGCCGGATGGAGAACCGGACCTCATCGTGGCCGCGGTTCCCTACCTCCGTGACAGGGATATACGCCGCTCGGTGCCCGGAAGCTCCATTCATGAGAGAGCGGGCCGGATGAGAGAGGGCGTACGGTCCCTGTACCGTGAGGCATGGGATGCGGCCTGTGCCATGCAGCCATCCACCGGGCCGGCGGTGCCGGTGATCATCACGGGACATCTCTTTGTTGCCGGGGGGACGACCATTGATGGCGATGGCGTCCGCGAACAGGTCGCAGGCTTCATTGAACGGGTCGGCGCGGATATTTTTGCAGAGGAGGCCGCATATGTGGCCCTCGGGCACCTCCATGTCCCCCAGACCGTGGCAGGCATTGAAACCATACGCTATCCCGGATCTCCGGTGCCGGTCGGATTCGGGGAGGCCGAACAGCAAAAGGAGGTAATTCTTGTGACCACCATGCCGGGAATGCCTGCTGCCGTCCGTTCCGTCCCGGTCCCTCAGTTCCACCGGCTCGCCACCATTCAGGGGGATCTCCCAACAATCAGCCGCAGGATACATGCACTCAGAGAGGACGGTGGCCCGGTCTGGGCCGAGGTGATATACGACGGTGCCGCCATTCCGGGTGACCTGATGGGAGAGGTGACTGCGATGGCAGAAGGGACAGAGATTGAGATCCTGAAGGTGAAGGATGCCCGTCTCGTTTCTGCAGCACTCTCGGCATACCAGTCCTGCGAGGAACTTGCAGAACTGACGGAGACCGAGGTATTCGAACGCTGCATGGAAACCGCAGATATTCCCCCCGACCAGCAGGGGCGGCTGATGACCGCATTCCGGGAAGTGCTCAGGGAACTGGACGCCGATGAACCATTCGGAGGGGCGCCGTTATGA